The nucleotide sequence CTGTACTGCTTCTTTCTTTCCCTTGTTGTTTTCTTGGTGTAATTTGCCtcgctttcttttttttttttttttctctccccccccccccccagctTGTCTTGTTTCATAGCCGGAGCTGAGTCTCTTGGTTTTGGTTGCCAGCAACCGGCAGCAGCCAGGCCTCCCTATCCCCTCACGGGGCCAGAGTGATTGCTTTTGGAAGTGGGAAATCGAAGACGGAGGAGATGCGACACAGCTGCAGAACGATGCGACGACTCTGAAGATCGACAACCTGCTTCTCTCGGCACCACCCCCACGACCTTTTGGCCTGACCCGATAGGTAACGCCGCGCAAACAAGACGCTTGCAGCCCCGAAAGACTCGGTGCAGTCTATTGCACACCACGCCTTCTTCCTACATCGACGCGCTGCTACTTGGTCACTTTCCGCAACATGCCGTCACTCGAGGCAAAGATTGTGGTGGTTGGCAGCCAAGGTGTGGGCAAGACGTCGCTGCTGATGCGCTACGTCAAAGGCTCGTTCAATCCATCACAGGTCACCTCCACGGTCGGCGCCAGCTTCCTGGCCAAAAGAGTTGTGGCCGACGATGACACGGTTGTGAGGTTGCAGATTTGGGACACAGGTATATAACTATGTTTCCTCCTCATCTCGGATGCTTTGTCTTGTGCATCGGTGGTACTGTGGCTAACCGAAAGCCAAAATTTCCGATCAAATAGCCGGCCAGGAACGCTTCCGATCCATATCGAAACTGTACTACCGGGGCGCCAACGCATGCATACTGTGCTACAGCATAACAGATGCCAATTCATTTGCCGAGATGGGCATGTGGCTGCGCGAGCTGCGGCGCAACCTACCCGCAGATATCGTGCTGCACGTCGTCGGCACCAAGGCCGATATAGTCGCCCGTGATCCTTCCCGGCGGGAGGTACCCTTCGAGCGCTGCATAGCATACGTCGCCGAGCATTTGGCTCCAGGTCAGACTAGCACACCTCCGCCTACTGCAACGCCGCTTCTTCCGACCCCGATTTCAAACGGCACCAGCACGCCCGCAGGGATGGCAGCACACTCGACGTCTCCCCCTTTTATACACGGCGGCGAGCCTCGCAGCCCGAGCTCGAAGCGCAGCAGCGGCTTCTGGGGCATGGAGGTTGGCTGGGATGCCTGTCACGAGATCTCTGCCGAGAGCGGCGAGGGCGTCGAGGAGGTCTTCCGCGTGGTGACGCGCAAGCTGGTCGAGCAGAACCGCAAAATGCAGCAGGCTCTCTTGGCCGCGACCGCGACGCCCGGCATGACTCCGGCGGGCGACGCCCTGATGAGCGGAGGCTATTATGACGGAGGCGCTGATCATTACGGCGCCGGTGGTCCGATGTCAGGcggcggccccggaggaTCCGCGGTCGCCGGTTACTTTGACGGGATGAACCCAAGAGGCAGTTTCCGCGTCGGCCGCGACAGGCGGTCCTGGCTCTTCTCTCCCGCCATCCAAATCGAGCAGGGAGGAGCACCGCAAGGCGGGGAACAAGGTGCAGAAGAACCTGATGGCTCGAGGCGGAGCAGATGCTGCTGATATGCCCCCATCTCTACTTTTCCCCACGACTCTTTTTTTATCGCAGCATGTTTCTACTATTTGTTATCAttcttgtcttgtttttGCCTTGCTTTTTATCATGCCAGGGGCGTCTTCGTTGCACTTCCATTTGCATTTCAGGATCATTCGGCCGGCGGTCTCTGTGCTTTTAGTTTCGAGTTGGTGtacttttttcttgctttctGTTTTTGTTGATTTATTTCTTTATACCCCAAAGCATTGATTGCATGTATGGGCTTGGTCAGGGTACTTCCTCGTCTATCCcagctttttttgttgttctcTTTATCATCCATCTACATGAAGCATTGACTTAATAGTGTAATGCAGCGGCACAGCTCGTTTTCTTTTCGGTTCTTACAGTTGTGCTACAATAACAGATCAGCATGCGACTTGAAGCAAACTTCACCAACCTTGACACTGCTGCGACTTGACATGTATTTTGAAGGCAGGGAGTTGATCGGGTGAAGTTTCTTTTCGGACCAGACCAGTTCCCTACGAACCACTGGGTATGGCGGTCAACATCTGACTATGTGTGATGAGTTCTGTATACATGTTCCGTAGGTATGTACTTAAGCCTTTGAAGTTTGGCCGGCATTTGGCGGCAGTGGTTTGCTTTCTTACCACAGCCAAGCCTACATCATGGTCAAGGCTCTTTGCGTTGCAGCTGCAGGTTGTGGGGTAATCCTTATCAGATCGATCTGATAATCGTTCGTCGGACCCCTCACTCCACTGCTGCCTTTTCTTGCGCTATGCGGGGGTTGAAATGCCTTGTGGCGCGGCGccatcgtttttttttttttttttttttcgacatTCGTGTATGAACCAAAGTACCTGAACTGCCAAAAACTCTATCGAAAATTCAGCAACAAGAAATTCGAAGGAGATAAACACTTTAGTTTTCGCAATctaaaagcaaaaacctccaAAATGTCTCCGGCGGCAGATGTCCACGAGCCGGTCTCAACAGACCCCACCATTCTCGCATTGCGCAAGACGTTGTGCTCCGAAGATAGTCAACTAGCCCTTAGATTTCGTTCCCTTTTCTCGCTCAAGCACCTGGCCACTCACTCAAACGATGCCGCATCAGCACAGGCAGCCATCGATGCTATCGCTGCGGGATTCGCGTCACCATCGGCACTGTTGAAGCACGAGCTGGCATACTGCCTTGGACAAACGGGGAAGCCTGCCGCCGAGCCTTACCTGAAGAACGTTCTTGAGAACCTGAACGAGGACCCCATGTGCCGTCACGAAGCTGCCGAGGCTCTAGGAGCGCTTGGAAACGCATCTAGCTTGAACGTTCTGCGTAGGTTCCGAGACCGTCCCGGCGAGGAGGTCGTTGTCACAGAGACCTGCGAGATTGCGATAGATAGGATAGAGTGGGAAAACTCGGAGGAGCGCAAGAAGGAGAAGCTAAAGCAGAGGCAAGGCGCCCTCCGTTTCCAGACGTCCCAATTGAAATATTAACTGTTGCATGTGGCGCTAACTTGATGATAGTGATTTCATCTCGGTCGACCCGGCACCACCGATGCCCGAGCAGGACAGGAGTGTGGAAGAACTAGGCAAGACGCTTATGGACACATCCCTTCCTCTCTTCCTCCGATACCGAGCAATGTTTGCACTTCGAGACTTGGCATCGCCACCGGATCTGCCAACTGCCGTTCCTGCGATCTTGGCTCTTGCCCGTGGCCTGACCCAGGACAAGTCTGCCTTGTTCCGCCACGAGATCGCCTTTGTCTTTGGTCAACTGTCCCACCCCGCATCTATTCCTGCTCTTACTGAGTCGTTGAGTAACCTCGAAGAGGCGAGCATGGTGAGGCACGAAGCTGCAGAGGCTCTGGGTGGTCTCGGCGACGAAGCCGGCGTCGAGGACACCCTCAAGAAGTTCCTTAATGACAAGGAAAAGGTCGTGAGGGAGAGCtgcattgtggcgctggacATGGCCGAGTATGAAAAGAGCGGCGAGACAGAATACGCTCTCATCCCGGATGTAACCAGCGCGGCGGCATAGATTGATGCTCCTGTTTGCTGTTCGTGTAAGAAATTCGGAGAAAAAATATCTCCAGGCAAGGGTGGCGTTCCGGTGGTAGATAAAAACAATTGATTTCCTCGGGGTATGGTCTTTGAATGGGGGTTACTATACCAAGCAAGTATCTTCCTTTGAGTGTGGTGTCACCATTAGTCCTTTACTAGGCCGTGCATGATCCCTGCCTAGGAGGTACGTGGACCAGCAccatttctttctttcttttttttttttttttacaccaCTCAACTCTGTCATTTTCCATGCGCACGCATCCTTCGAAGTTGGCGGTTTTCGGCCAAAATTAAACGCTTGAAAAACGAGGTTGAAATCTGCCCATATCTTGCATATACACGCAGAAAGGGTACACAAACCTGTTCATCTTCGGGATTTTGAATAATCGACCGATGGGATTTTGATCTCACAAAAAGATACCTTAAGTGCAGTTTCGCAAATGATATCATATCCAGTTTCTGGTTCTGCCCAGCTTTAACGATCTACATGCGCAGCATCAAGCCCATGCCGCTACAGACAGATTTGGGTGAACGGAAAGTTTGGGAATGGAATGCACACACCTCCCTACGACGACCACTCGATACCAGCCTCGGCAACTGTAGTGATACCTTTTATAGTTGACATTCACGTTATGTACTAGGTACAAGGTAATAAAAACAACTTGGTGGAAGGAAACGTCCAGGACTCTACTTGAACGGAAAACCTTGATCCCTGCTAGAGTTAGTGCGAGCCACAGGGCTCCCACACCAAGCGGGGACGGCAAGTAACGCTGAGCTTATCGATAAGTCCCAAGAAAGAGTCAAGGTCAGTAAAAGCATCTAAAAAGTGGGCCAAAACACTCTAATTTGATGTTGGTTGCTCTTTCCCTTTTCTAATCTAACCTAATTAGCAGCCGGCACAGCTCACCGCGACGAGACGCGAGCAATCAACCGACCTGCGTTTGGATACAAACGCACCTGCCATAATCAAAATTGACCTTAGATTGGCCTCACTCACCTTGCTTACACCAAACCAAACGACATTCAGACAACCGACAACGTCATTCTTCCCAACGAACCCGCTGATGAAGTGGATCAGGCGAGGAATATCGAGTTTGCGACGGGCCATGCCCAACAGCCGTTTGTAAAGATGGCTagcccaccgccgccgggaGCGCATTCGGGTGTCATCAACAATGACATGGCCCATACTGCTGCCGACAACGCGGGCGCCCCTCCAATGCCTTTCACCCGCCCATTCACTCTCATCGAGGCGCTTCCCTTCTCACCGTTCACCTCTGTCGCGCCGTTTTACTCGGGTGAGATCCACTGTCTCGTCGCTATTGGGCCGGCCCCTCAACACGGCGGCTAACCTCGTCACCGCTCTCTAGGCATCGTCCCAAACCCAACTTTGGGCTCTGGATTCACCAGCGTTGGCATTTCAGAGCAAGTCTCTCGCCACGAATACGACAACCTGAACCAAGATGCGGCGCAAAACCACAGTATGTCGAAGCGAACAGATCATGCTGTGCACCAAGTTCAACAAGTGCTTAACTCCAATGTGACGAAACCATTGTAAGCTCCCATCCATGTAGACTGGGTAATTTGAACATAAGTTGACAGAAGATCCTTCAAGCACTTTTCTCAAAGGGCCAAAGACCTCCGCAAACGGCCCCTCCGGCCCGAGCCTCGCCTCAAAGCTATCTCCATTCACGAAATTGGTCTATGATAAGACGAATGTCTCGTTTCGCTACTCGCCCCCCGATAATAATGCCGCCCTTGGGCTCAATGGAGTCAAATCCCCTGCAGTGCTTGCCTCCGCATCGCCCTCGATGCCCcccaaaaagaaacgaaaatCGTCCGGAGTCAACATCAAGTCGGAGCACCAGAAACCTGACGTTTTTGCGGCAGCAAACAAGACGGCACACTCCCGGAACAATGCGACTATCGAGATTTCGATTCCGAGCCAGTCGATGAGGGACTCTATCACGGTTACCCCAGTCAAGTTAGAGGAGCCGGCAACAGTCACTGCAAGATTCACGACTGAGAGAAGCTGGCACTCCGATGACGCTCATCCAAAGATCAAGGGGCATTCTCCGGACAGCGTTGATCCGCGGCAGGATGCAGCACAAGCAACGCGAACTCATGAAAACCAGGATGAGCTGCAAAGAGATGTATCAGACCCAAGCTCACATTCAAGTGCAGCTCAACGCCCTCGCGAATCATTACAAGTGAACATTCCACTTGTGGAAGTTAAAGACAAGGATAAATACCACGACTACAAGGACTACGTCGAGCCTCCAGCAATATTGTCTCATCCAAAGATATCGCAAAATACATTCGATGATGCCCATTACGATCTTGATGTCAACCAACGGGAAAAGTCAGATGCCGCTTTCAGGGACCTGCGGCGACACTTGTCTGATGTCTTCGCTGCTGAGCGGAAGTTGGTCAACCAATCAACGCCAAACCAGCACGTTTTTCTGGTCAGTGAAGACACGCCGACCATGACCATCGCGGCGCAGCAAAAGTCCCACAATCTTATCGAAAAGACAATCGACTTAAGGTCATTCGCAGATGCTCCTTTGAATGAGCTTTTGCATGTCCAGAAACTCAGCGACGGTGCGTTGCGATTTGCGGAGGGCTTGGACATCAAGCTTGATGATTCTTGGGGCGAAGAAGATGTACTAGCATGGATCGCGCAACTGCCCAACGTTGACCTTGGTCTCAAAGCAGCGAGAACAAGTCTAAGAATAATGGCTGGTGGCCGGGAAGATAGGCAGCTTTATTCCGAAGATACCATCCAAATGGCTGTCAACATCTTCAAGAATACTATGGACAGTGTAGTGGTGCCCATAACAGAGCTTCGACAGTCTGGGCCTACACAAAAACTGTTCAGCCTGCTTGTACCCCACAAGAAAGCGATCACCGGCGTGTTCACAAGCTGTCAGCGCCTGTATTTGCTCATGTCTTCTTTGATTAGTACTATTGATCTCTCAGAGACCGTGACGAGCACTTTAGAGTACTTGTCTACTCATTTGATGTTTGTTGAGAATGCTTCGAGCGAGCGCGAGTCGTTGGTGGGCGTGCAAAAGTTTGACGGACTGCGAATGGTGGCCATGGATATGGTTTCTCAAATATTCATTATGAATCCAGCTCAAAGGCAAGGGATTTTTAACGATCTCCTCACCTCGCTCGAGAAGTTGCCTATAGGCAAGCACAGCGCCCGGCAATACAAACTGCTGGACGGAGCCTCAATCCAGCCGGTTTCAGCCCTGATCATGAGGCTTGTGCAAAGTAGCGCCGGCAGGGTGGACACATCAAAGTCAAGAGCTAAACCGATAGTGACATctgaggaggatgaggacggTGAAGGGGAGGAGGATCCCAATACCCGCCATGGGCGATTAGGCACCTTTACCTCTGGGATTCTGAGCGAGGAGGAATCAGCCCAGCAGCCAGATCTGGCTATGCACGAGCTTAAGGACGTAGGTGCTCCTCTAGCTGAGACGGCACGCCACAATGCCGCCTATGTCATCAACTTTATCGTCAGTCGGGCTCTCAGGTCAACCAAAACAGGAGACTCGCCTTATCGCAACCTGCTCGACCTGTTTGTCGACGACTTTGTAACCTGCTTAGACTCGACAGATTGGCCGGCGGCCGAAGTGCTCTTGCGACAGCTTACTTTCCAGATGATATCGCAGATCGAGGCAGAACGCACCCCTGCCCCAGCCAAAAATATGGCGTTGGAAATACTTGGTGTCATGTGTGCTGCAATCACCAAACTGACCTCGCAGCTACGTAAGGTGGTTGCACAGCTCAGCACCGAGGTTGATGACCCCCTCAGCTACAAGTTGGCGGATTTGGCTGCGACCTCAACGACAGCCGCCGCAGACAAGGCTGGGCTGGACCAGCTATCTGACTGGTCAGGTCCCCATCGGGCGATCCTTGAATATCTTGAGAGTCGAGTAAAGGCAGATCCACATTTACAAAGCGCTATATCTCTCATTGTTGCCCAGTGGGCACAGCTTCTCGCAACAGTTGGCTCCGAGCTGATGGATAACAATAACTCCCAGCCTGTCTCACCGGAGATGGAAGAGGAGCTTGGACGCCTTGCCTTTCGCCTACGGATGATGGTACAAGACAGCACATGGATCTCGACAAAATACACGTTTCCAAAAGTCTCAGCACACCAGGCACGCGCTTCCTACATTATGGTCATTCAGCAGTTGCAGCTATGCAAGCTGTTGCCGCGTATGCTCCACATTCTGGTCAACTCCATGACTAGCGACCAGGCCACTGTCAAAAGCAAGAGTCTCAGGAGCATCAACCAGGTCATTGAGACCGACCCGACGCTCTTGGACGGCGAATCGCCGGTGGTGCGCATGATTCTTTTCAATTTAGAAGACGGCTCCCCTCAGGTGCGGGATTCTGCTCTTGCTCTCATTGGAAAGTGCATAGCACTCCGCCCCAGCATGGAGACTGAGATGGCGGCGCATGTTGTGGACCGATTCCAAGACAACGGTCTCGGTGTGCGTAAACGAGCAATGAAACTTGCCAAAGAAATCTACCTCCGTCGGACTGATGGCAGGATCCGCAGTCAAATTTCAAGTGCACTGTTGTTCCGTGTCGCTATGGACCAAGACGAAGGAATCCGTGACTTGGCCCGGCAAACGATCGAGGAGACGTGGATATTTCCCTTCTACAATACAGAATCCACTGCTGAAGACAAGACTTCACTAGCAGAACACATATCGTTGATGGTGACCACCGTCAGGTCACACAATGCTGCCGGCAGGAGCCTAGAGACGGTCCTTCGCACCGTCCTATCCCCTGGTTACAAAACGGTCACACAGAATTCCAAGGCATGTCGCAAATTGGTGGCCGGCATGTTTGACCTGGTCGCAACAACAGGGGCTGGCTCTGGGGACTCTTCAGGGCCTGCGGCCAAGGAGATTCTCCAAGTTCTCGTGATATTCGCCGGTGCAAACCCTAGTCTCTTTGACTTTGAGCAGATCAGGCTGCTCAAACCACAGGTAACAACTATCGCGAAGAACATGTCTGCCGAAGACATGGCGCTGGCTCGGCCGGTGATCGGTATTTATCGGAAGGTCCTACCTCAGCTGTCTGCTCAACATCATGCACAGTTTCTGGAA is from Pyricularia oryzae 70-15 chromosome 2, whole genome shotgun sequence and encodes:
- a CDS encoding GTP-binding protein ypt3, producing the protein MPSLEAKIVVVGSQGVGKTSLLMRYVKGSFNPSQVTSTVGASFLAKRVVADDDTVVRLQIWDTAGQERFRSISKLYYRGANACILCYSITDANSFAEMGMWLRELRRNLPADIVLHVVGTKADIVARDPSRREVPFERCIAYVAEHLAPGQTSTPPPTATPLLPTPISNGTSTPAGMAAHSTSPPFIHGGEPRSPSSKRSSGFWGMEVGWDACHEISAESGEGVEEVFRVVTRKLVEQNRKMQQALLAATATPGMTPAGDALMSGGYYDGGADHYGAGGPMSGGGPGGSAVAGYFDGMNPRGSFRVGRDRRSWLFSPAIQIEQGGAPQGGEQGAEEPDGSRRSRCC
- a CDS encoding deoxyhypusine hydroxylase — protein: MSPAADVHEPVSTDPTILALRKTLCSEDSQLALRFRSLFSLKHLATHSNDAASAQAAIDAIAAGFASPSALLKHELAYCLGQTGKPAAEPYLKNVLENLNEDPMCRHEAAEALGALGNASSLNVLRRFRDRPGEEVVVTETCEIAIDRIEWENSEERKKEKLKQSDFISVDPAPPMPEQDRSVEELGKTLMDTSLPLFLRYRAMFALRDLASPPDLPTAVPAILALARGLTQDKSALFRHEIAFVFGQLSHPASIPALTESLSNLEEASMVRHEAAEALGGLGDEAGVEDTLKKFLNDKEKVVRESCIVALDMAEYEKSGETEYALIPDVTSAAA